A DNA window from Mastomys coucha isolate ucsf_1 unplaced genomic scaffold, UCSF_Mcou_1 pScaffold21, whole genome shotgun sequence contains the following coding sequences:
- the Fut2 gene encoding galactoside 2-alpha-L-fucosyltransferase 2: MASAQVPFSFPLAHFLIFVFVTSTIIHLQQRIVKLQLLSEKELQTIQMSSPNTTSTEKQLSGELQGMFTINSIGRLGNQMGEYATLFALARMNGRLAFIPESMHNTLAPIFRISLPVLHSHTARRIPWQNYHLNDWMEERYRHIPGHYVRFTGYPCSWTFYHHLRPEILKEFTLHDHVREEAQAFLRSLRVNGSQPSTFVGVHVRRGDYVRVMPKVWKGVVADRGYLEKALDRFRARYSSPVFVVTSNGMAWCRENINASRGDVVFAGNGIEGSPAKDFALLTQCNHTIMTIGTFGIWAAYLAGGDTIYLANYTLPNSPFLKIFKPEAAFLPEWVGIPADLSPLLKH; this comes from the coding sequence ATGGCCAGCGCCCAGgtacctttctccttccctctggcCCACTTCCTCATCTTTGTCTTTGTGACTTCCACCATCATCCACCTCCAACAACGAATAGTGAAGCTCCAACTCCTGTCAGAGAAGGAATTACAGACGATTCAAATGTCCTCGCCAAACACCACAAGCACAGAGAAGCAGCTGAGTGGCGAGCTGCAGGGCATGTTCACGATCAATTCCATTGGCCGCCTGGGGAACCAGATGGGCGAATATGCTACATTGTTTGCACTGGCCAGGATGAACGGTCGACTTGCCTTCATCCCCGAATCCATGCACAATACTCTAGCCCCCATCTTCAGGATCAGCCTCCCGGTGTTgcacagccacacagccagaAGGATCCCATGGCAGAATTACCATCTCAACGACTGGATGGAGGAGCGCTACCGCCACATCCCCGGACACTATGTGCGCTTCACAGGGTACCCGTGCTCCTGGACCTTCTACCACCACCTTCGCCCAGAGATCCTGAAGGAGTTCACCCTGCACGACCACGTGCGTGAGGAGGCCCAGGCCTTCCTGCGAAGTCTGCGGGTGAATGGAAGCCAGCCGAGTACCTTTGTGGGTGTTCATGTGCGCCGAGGGGACTATGTGCGTGTCATGCCTAAGGTGTGGAAGGGCGTGGTGGCTGACCGGGGTTACCTGGAAAAGGCCCTGGACAGGTTCCGAGCACGCTATTCATCTCCAGTTTTTGTGGTCACAAGCAACGGTATGGCCTGGTGCCGGGAGAACATCAACGCCTCCAGAGGGGACGTGGTGTTTGCAGGCAACGGTATTGAGGGCTCACCAGCCAAAGACTTCGCACTCCTCACCCAGTGCAACCACACCATCATGACTATTGGAACCTTTGGGATTTGGGCTGCCTACCTGGCAGGTGGTGATACCATCTACCTAGCCAACTACACCCTTCCGAACTCTCCATTCCTCAAAATCTTTAAGCCAGAGGCAGCCTTCCTACCGGAGTGGGTGGGCATTCCTGCAGATCTGTCCCCACTCCTTAAGCACTAA